In Lolium rigidum isolate FL_2022 chromosome 3, APGP_CSIRO_Lrig_0.1, whole genome shotgun sequence, the genomic window ATAGCAACCCTTCTCCCAAAGGCAAGGCGGTCAGGCACCGAACCGAGCGAGAACCGGATGTAACAAGCAGCATTATCGGATGACATAAGAGAAGTTGTATCTTCGGAACTAGAGGATGAAACTTGGACCAAGCTCGGTAACATCAGCGAGAGGGGTTCTTCTTCTCCCATATCAACTTCCTCTTGAACTTCAGGCATGAAATTATTAATCTGTTCTTGTGCTTCAATGTCCATTGGCTGAGGCTGATCTTGAACAGGACCCATGGCCCAATGGCCCCACCCATCATCAGCATCTTCATTGTTCTGAACATTTGGTTGTGGAGGAGGAAACAGGGGTGCAGGAAGAGCATGTCCAGGCATTGGATGTGGATCAACTCCCTCATCAGGCAAAGGATCTTCATCAGGTGGCCCTCCTCCAAGGAGATTCTCGTTGCAACACTTCAACCAAAAAGGTCCATGATTCAAGCATCCGGCCTAGAGCTTTCAGTCATTCTTATACTCCTTGGAATATCCCGTAAATCAGCTGACCCTAACTTTGACCAAAGACTCGCCTTTTCTATTAGGATCTCTTTCCCATAGAAGAAGAGAACCAATGTCAGAGAAACATGCATTCAAGTCTTCAGTCTTCATGTGATCAAGAGGAGGGCCTACCAGGAGCAACCACACATCTCTATTGAAAGTGACTCCCCTCCAATTTATGCCCTCATCATGCTTGACAAAAgaaatattgacatccccaaATTGGTTAGGGCTAGAGGAGATCAACCTATCTCTATCACTGACATTCCTGAACTGGACATAGGCAGCACCAAAAGGacaagaatgcaaactaacaaagCCCACCCTAGCAACTTCGAGTCAAGTATTCTCCAAGCACATCTCTAACATTGTCGAAAGGGACCAAACCTTCTGGGAAAGGATCGATGGTGGCGATTGCATACTGTTCATGCTCCTTAGGACGACGGGGCACCACCACCCTTTTGACTGCGAGTCGGCCGGCGATGTTCTGAATCTGGTATCCTTGTGGAACGAAAGGCCTGGGGTCTATCGGGATATTGGCCATTGCTGGAGGGGGAGCCTCCTCCGGCGCGGCGATGGTGGTCGGTGGTGTGAGCAGTTGCGGAGATGTTGAGGGTGACAGGGGTGGCGAAGCCGAGGAGGCAGAGGGGACAAAACCGGTGGATATTTTTTCTATCGAAAGGAAACAAGGGAAATCTCCAAAAGAGGAAACCTCCTGGATTAAAGGTGCCGGCCCATGGGCTTTAAACCACGAAAGGTAACTATCATCGGGCCAAAGGATGGGTTTGAATGCAGGATATTTGAAATAAGGTAATAGACCCGGCAAAAAATCCTGAGAATGTAATTGACTTAAAGGGGCACCTTTATGAGCATCCAAAAATTTAGCGGAATTAGCCGTTTGTTGCTGATGCAAAAAGGAAGGCGCCAAGCTCGGATCATGCATGCGTTGGAAAACCGACACACGCGATGATGGTGGAAATacggatttttttctttttactactTGCCATTCAGAGTCAGTTTCCTTGTAAAATTTCTTCTCTTCAACTATCCAATTTGTACCTCCATGTCCCCAAAGGCTGATGAAAAATTCAAACAGAGGGGTGCAAACTTTTGATTGATTGTAAATTTCAAACCCTACTGCAGACGAGAacacagaaaattgaaaagatcTGTCTCTTAAAAATCTCACTTTGTAAGCAGAAGCCAGACCTCCAAAACATGATTGCAGTGTGATAGCCACAGTATGAATATCAAGCTTGAAAGTTGCTCTACCAAAAGAGATAACTAGGAAGAAAGCTCTTCTTAGAGAATGATTTGCAATTGTAACCGTATGTCCAAACTTACTTTTGCATGCTGCTTCAAAAGCTGCTCCCTTTGAGAAGTCCAAGGCTGGTACCCCAAGAGAAGTTGGGGAGTCAGGGGTAGAAGAAGTTTGTTTGGTACATGAAGACTTTAAAATATTCACTCCAAGGTCCAAGGAATCAGCAATAATACGCTCTCCCACAGCGACAGTATGAAACTTTAAATCTAAGATCAAGCCAGAGTGAACTTTTTCATTTTCCAATAGAAATCTTGCAtccaaaacttcctcctgcatatCCAGTAACACCAATCTTTTTGCCTTGGGTCTTAAAATAATAAAAGCTTGAAAAGAACGTGAACCATCATGAATAGGAGAGCATCTAGCCTGCCAACGAACCAAAGGTGCTTCTGGTAAGGATGGTACAGATGTAACTTTCGAAGATTTCACCACTTGAGCGAAAGAGCGAGAGCTCAACTTAGCAGGCAAGGAAGATATATCCTCAGATACGGAGGTAGCATGTGAACCAACACATTCACCCACAAGGACAGAATGGCTAATGAAATCCAACATAGATCCGTAGACCACTTGCTCATCTTGTAAAAGGAATCTAGCAGATATCACTCGCTCTTTTGAATCCACCAAAAAGATCCTCTTTGCATGAGGCTTCGGGAGCAGGAAAGCCGATTTGCCCATAGGGATCTTAGGATCCATTTTTCCTGTGGGAGCAAATGTCACCCTCCATCTGTGGGGTGGTGGATCCGAAAAAGAAGAGAAACCTGGTGGAGAAACAAGGCAAGTTTGAACAAGGACCAAGTGTGCCGGGAATCTAATGGAAGATCCAGGATAGAAAACCTCCCCATCACGTAGGATTTTACCAACCAGAGGAGAGTCCTTATGATTTACTAGAGCCAACCAATTGTTTGGCCATAGCAAGAGAAAACCAGGAGCATTGTTGCAAGAGCCATCGGGAAGAATAGATTCAAAAGAGACCTTCCAACGGCCAagaggagagggaggaggagccATGAGAGGGATCACCTTGAGGGAAGAAGACGCCCAAGAGGAGGATCAGATCAACTTGGAGaggtcaccggagttgaggatgaGCGCCGGAGAGGGTggggaggggtggaggaggagagccaTGAGGATGAGCGTCccggggaccttattatgactacgccatgtatgatccaccggcatggaacccagaccctcgctggggttgatctccacttaataTTTCTGTTTGGATGTATAGATATTTGATACCTAGAATTGATACCATAGTTGAATGCCAAATCCCGTTTGGATGGTCAAAGTGATGTATTGCATTTATGTGGGGACATGGGAGAGGGAGGGGGACGACGGCAGACGATGACGAACCGTGGGTAGGGCTGGGGATCCCCGATCCTTCTCGTAGGTGGAGTTCGCCCGACCTGTAGATCAAATCACGACATGAGGCGGTGGGAATGGAGTGAGGGAAGGGAGGGAGGGCAAAGTGGAGGGAGACATCGCCGGTGGAGGATCCGTAGGGGAGGCGTTGGATTTACCTGGCCACCGCTCGATTTCTTTGTCCAGCGACAAGCTAGGTCAGGTGCTTGGGTGGGGAAGAGAAGACGCGATTGGGTGAGGAAGAAAAACTCGTCTCCCGTGAATATTCAACGATGTCCATGTAAGGGGCTCGACATTCGGGAGGAGCCCGCGATAGTGAAATCGACCCGTGCCAATATTTAGCCCGAATACCTCGCGTGAATACCTAGCACATCCAAACGCCTCAAATTGAGGTATTGAGGATGGGAATGCCTCAATACCCAATACCAGCCTCAATACAAACATCCAAACGGTGCCCAATATCTATCTATCGtatgtttttttctttctcttttgggcTAATGATTTCTCCATAAACAATTAATAACCCATTAATAACAAGCTAGAAAACAAATTGCATACTAATGTGCATTattgttttcttctttttttttcttcctgtTATGACATTTTTTAACTCGAAAATTTGCAAATTCAACGTTTTTAatatttgaacagttttcaagtTCTACATTTTTCATATTCCAATAGTTTTCAAGTTCAAACAattctttttgcaaaaaaaactttcaaattcgaacaattttcaaatttaaacattttttaaaagaattttcaaattcgaacattttttaattgacaatttaaaaattcaaacatttttcaaaatccagaagttttttttttaaaaaaaatgaaataacaaaaaaggaaaaactgTGGAAAACAACCGTTACTTGTTACCTAGGCTGGCCCAACTGGAACACAGGTGTCGGCGGGAGCCATTCGCTCATCGCTCCCGCACTGGAGTGATAGGTAGGGGCTCCCTATTTTTAGGGATATTGTATGCCCATCTCCTGCATAACACGATCAGCGTTATGCACTTGATGCATTGGAGTGGTTTCAGGCTTTCAGCAGTCTTAAGTGTATTTTTGTATCAATATACTTGAGGTAGGAAAAAGGTGAATGCTTGAGCCACTCTGACCACAGTCCACAGATCCAGTCATCCAGAGGCAGGCATATTTCTTCACCTCTTTGCACCGTAGAAGGAAAAAAAGGTGAATGCTTGAGGCACAGAGCTGGGTCATCCGACGAGTTTGTCACGGGATCGATCAGAACTGAAGCCTTGAACTGAAGTACAGAACCGCTCTGTCTCGCACCGCTTACCGCTCGCATTTAAAACTGAAACCGGGTCAGCAGCACCCACAGAGGAGTCAAATCCAAAATAGCTGCAGAAAAGGGGGCAAGCAAGAAAGAGGCGTCCCCTTCACTCACATCTCCACCAAAATCGAGCTCGCCATCGCCGAAATCAATCAGATCGCTCTCCGCTCTGGAGCGCCCGCCACCATGCCTCGCCGCAGCAGCCGGAGCCGCAACCGCAGCACTCACACCCAGGTGTTCGTCGACCTGGACAGCGACGACAGCGACGGCGAGGGTGAGCCTCCCATTTTCTATTCTCGAACGATTAAGCATGTCCTCGTGATTATTGGTCTGCCTGTCGCCGTGATGCGTACATATATTGGAATACTCGTTTTTGATGTGGAGAAGCTTGTGTAATAATTTCATAAATGTGGAGAAGCTTTCTAGCTTCATTTGGTGCTTGGAAACTGTTTTACTAGTTAGATTTCGTGCTGGTCCTGGTGTAAATCTTGCTTACAGTTAAATGGTTGCTTACTTGCTTATTTGTTAGTAGCTTCTTTGTATTCACTGGTGCCTCAGCATTCTAAATAGCGGTACACATGGCATGATGTGATTCTGTAAATCAAGGACATTTAGTGGTCTAGATCTGTAAGGACTAGCATCTGCATCTAAATCAAGGCACTCGAGCTTCGTATGCATATGCATTGGATTTTTGAATGGGCCCGTGCTTCCAGTGCACCATTTGGGTGGCTTCATGCGTCATACCTGTTTTGAAGGCTGTCTTGAAACATGGCAGTCTGCTCTCCCAGGTGAATGCCTCTGGCCTTCACTTGTTCGATCTGGCTTTGATCCTAGGTGTTTTGGCTTTTAATTCGCTTTTTAATATGGTTTGTTCTGCCGAAGCTGGCCACGTTTTTTCCTCTATGCTCTGCGTCTGCGTTATCGTAACTTAGCTTACATCTATGCTTACACAGCATAGATTATTATCTCTTTGGGTTAGGAGTAATTTTCCTCACCATTCATGAACCATAGTTGTGCCTTTTTCTTTGAAAGGAGCACATCTGCTCACTCTTTTTATGCTCGGTTAATGTGGTCACTGATTGTTAATTGTGCCAGATGCGTATTCTGCATCTTTAAGCTCCCCCCAGAAGATAATTTTGAAGTTGATGTCCTAAAggagtagattttttttttggtctATTAGATATGTATCTGTATCTCTATTTCTATGTAATTTCTTTTTTTTGCATGTGTAGAGTGCAAAAGCAAGCGCTGTCGACCAAGCAGAAGGGAAACCGTGGAGACACCAGAGATCTCCAAAAATGTATTACCCTCCTGTGGTGATGACCTTCTCCCAAAAAGAAGTTCAAAGCGCATCGCAAATAGCAGGAGGGCCAAAACGAACACAAACAAGTTGGATACCGATATTTTTGAATTGTACATGGAGTATGTCCTGCTTTtgtctttctcttcttcttcttctttcaatgCTTGGTTTTCTTATTTGATGCTATAACTTTGTGCATAGGGTTCTTTGGAAGCGAATAGACGAAGATAAGAAGAGTTCATATGCACACTTTGATTCGCTATGGTTTAACATGTACAACAGCGGGAATAATAAATCAAACGTCCTTAAGTGGATAAAGGCTAAGAAGATATTCTCAAAAAAATATGTTTTTGTCCCTATTGTCTGTTGGTAGGTCAATTACTCTTGTTATTACTTTGTGAAATGACCTATTTTTCTTTTCTAATAATATAGTCTCATATTTGCATTTTCTTCACCATAGGGGGCACTGGAACCTCCTTGTCTTATTCAATTTTGGAGAGACAAACTACTGGGATACTAAGAAAAAACCACGTATGCTTCTGCTGGATTCACTCAAAACAACAAATCCGGTAAAGTTGCGATCAGCTATCAAAAGGTCTGATTCTATGTCCCTTTTTGTGGGCCTTCAAAGTAATCATAGAAGCGCTCTGTTCGTAGACATGATTTACACTTCGAATATCACATAGTAGGCAACCTTGTGTTATGCTTTAAATATCGTAGTTTTATTTCGTATTCTTCACCGGCATTAGCAGATTGGTTGTTGATATTTTAAAAACTGAAGACCGGCAAGACAGCGAGCAGTTCATAAACGAAGTCCACCTTGAGTTTCCTGAGGTATGTTAGTTAACATCTCAAATTCATTATTCACATCTACATCATTGCTTCTGATTTTAATTTCTCATCGTGGCACATTGGTACTTAAACAACTTTGCAGGTGCCACAGCAAACTGGGGATGAATGTGGCATATATGTTCTTTTCTTCATCTACTGTTTTCTTCTAAACGGAAAATTGGGAGAAGATTTCAGCCAGCTGGTGCATCACATTTTCAACCTTTTCTAGACTTCCCTACGTGTAACTGTTTTTTTACTAATATTACTTATCTCTATGATTTAGTCCAAGGATGTCATGTTCAATTCAGAGGAACTAGAAAAATTCCAGAAGGACATTGACTCATTTCGAGCGTATGTTTCTGGTGCCGTCTTTATTCTCTGCAAGTTCAACCGTAATCTTGTTTCCCTTTTTATCCATCTGCAGGAATAGAAATGTATTACCCTCGTGCAAGCCCTCttgtgatgatgatgaccacctCTCAAaagaagttcaaaacacattgcaaATAGCAGGAGGGGCAAAACGAAAGAAGACAAGTTGGATACTGATATTTTTGAATTGTACATGGAGTATGTCTTGCTATtgtctttcttttcttcttttttaacACTACCTTTTCTTATTTGCTTCTATAACTTTGTGCATAGGGATCTTTGGAAACGAATAGATGAATATAAGAAGAGTGCATATGCATACTTTGATTCAATATGGTTTTACATGTATAAAAGCGGGGATAATAAACCAAACATCCTTAAGTGGATAAAGGCTAAGAAGATATTCTCAAGACAATATGTTTTTGTCCCTATTGTCTGTTGGTAGGTATACTCCTTAACACTTTGTGAAGTGACCTATTTTGCTTGTCCAATATGGTATCATACTTTCACTTTCTTCAACATAGGGGACACTGGAACCTTCT contains:
- the LOC124696912 gene encoding ubiquitin-like-specific protease 2: MPRRSSRSRNRSTHTQVFVDLDSDDSDGEECKSKRCRPSRRETVETPEISKNVLPSCGDDLLPKRSSKRIANSRRAKTNTNKLDTDIFELYMEVLWKRIDEDKKSSYAHFDSLWFNMYNSGNNKSNVLKWIKAKKIFSKKYVFVPIVCWGHWNLLVLFNFGETNYWDTKKKPRMLLLDSLKTTNPVKLRSAIKRLVVDILKTEDRQDSEQFINEVHLEFPEVPQQTGDECGIYVLFFIYCFLLNGKLGEDFSQLSKDVMFNSEELEKFQKDIDSFRANRNVLPSCKPSCDDDDHLSKEVQNTLQIAGGAKRKKTSWILIFLNCTWRIFGNE